The following proteins are encoded in a genomic region of Alistipes shahii WAL 8301:
- a CDS encoding beta-N-acetylhexosaminidase — MNERLLPGRIRSGWGVSILFLCLMALSGCCSHEAIRVNLIPRPAEMEVLSGYFQPGNTTVDDFTTVVVDNSRMDALGREGYELTVDRSSVRLTAATQTGIFYGKRTLEQLMTDKGIPCVRVSDRPRFAYRGMHMDVSRHFFPKSQVLKMLDEMARYKLNVFHFHLTDNGGWRIRIDKYPRLTAEGAFRTQRDWYAWWDRNDRRYLPEGTPGAYGGYFTKEDIREIVTYAAERHITVIPEIEFPAHSDAVFIGYPELCCTGKPYTTGEFCVGNEQVYTFMEDVLTEVMELFPSKYIHIGGDEARKVAWATCPKCQALIERERLDGIQGLQPYMIARIQDFLASKGRVMVGWDEILHNELHSETLVMSYRGQKGAIEAANRGNYAVMTPGEVLYFDWYQADPSTQPRAMYGYSPIKKMYAFEPVPADPESAARNESIIRAEFVDPAAVEPIRADRADRIVGVQGCTWAEYIEDEEQQEYMIFPRLLAVAELAWTPQEKREWSDFKVRMNSHIPLLQQRGLNTFTLSDEVEITTRIRSGNKAVEVTLDCEKYPAEIRYTLDGTPPTPDASLYEAPFTVTDSTVVRAAVCRDGVIRSPERKQLVTLAAEIDNYYPFDVPEIWKEYFD; from the coding sequence ATGAATGAACGATTGTTGCCGGGACGTATCCGTTCGGGCTGGGGAGTCTCTATTCTTTTTCTTTGTTTAATGGCCCTTTCCGGGTGCTGTTCACACGAAGCGATTCGGGTGAATCTCATTCCGCGCCCGGCGGAAATGGAGGTGCTGTCCGGGTATTTTCAGCCGGGAAACACGACGGTGGACGACTTCACGACCGTAGTTGTGGACAATTCCCGGATGGATGCGCTGGGACGGGAGGGATACGAACTTACGGTCGATCGCTCGTCGGTGAGACTCACGGCCGCCACCCAGACCGGCATTTTCTATGGGAAACGGACGCTGGAACAGTTGATGACCGACAAGGGTATTCCTTGCGTAAGGGTCAGCGACCGGCCCCGGTTTGCCTACCGGGGCATGCACATGGATGTATCGCGGCATTTCTTTCCGAAAAGTCAGGTGCTGAAGATGCTGGACGAAATGGCCCGCTACAAACTCAACGTATTCCATTTCCATCTGACCGATAACGGTGGTTGGCGCATCCGGATCGACAAATATCCGCGGCTCACCGCCGAAGGGGCATTCCGCACGCAGCGGGATTGGTACGCGTGGTGGGACCGGAACGACCGTCGCTATCTTCCCGAGGGAACTCCGGGCGCTTACGGCGGATATTTCACCAAAGAGGACATCCGTGAGATCGTGACCTACGCCGCCGAGCGGCACATTACGGTCATTCCCGAGATCGAATTCCCGGCGCATTCCGACGCCGTGTTCATCGGCTATCCGGAGTTGTGCTGTACGGGCAAACCTTATACGACGGGAGAATTTTGTGTCGGCAACGAACAGGTATATACTTTTATGGAGGATGTGCTTACCGAAGTTATGGAGCTTTTCCCTTCGAAATACATCCATATCGGAGGCGACGAGGCCCGGAAAGTCGCCTGGGCGACCTGTCCGAAATGCCAGGCCCTGATCGAGCGGGAGAGACTTGACGGGATACAGGGACTCCAACCCTATATGATCGCCCGTATCCAGGATTTTCTCGCTTCGAAAGGGCGGGTTATGGTCGGCTGGGATGAAATACTGCACAACGAACTGCATTCCGAAACCTTGGTTATGTCGTATCGTGGACAGAAAGGGGCTATCGAAGCCGCTAATCGGGGCAATTATGCCGTAATGACACCCGGTGAAGTGCTCTATTTCGACTGGTATCAGGCCGATCCTTCCACTCAGCCGCGTGCCATGTACGGATATTCTCCCATTAAAAAGATGTACGCTTTCGAGCCGGTGCCGGCTGATCCGGAATCGGCGGCCCGCAACGAGTCGATCATCCGGGCCGAATTCGTGGACCCTGCGGCCGTGGAGCCGATCCGGGCGGATCGCGCCGACCGCATCGTCGGTGTGCAGGGATGTACGTGGGCTGAATATATCGAAGATGAAGAGCAACAGGAATACATGATCTTTCCGCGTCTGCTGGCTGTGGCAGAATTGGCATGGACACCGCAGGAGAAGCGCGAATGGAGCGATTTCAAAGTCCGGATGAACTCCCATATCCCACTGTTGCAGCAACGGGGGCTAAATACTTTTACGCTGAGCGACGAAGTTGAGATCACGACTCGCATTCGTTCCGGAAATAAAGCGGTTGAGGTGACTCTCGACTGTGAGAAATATCCCGCAGAGATTCGCTACACGTTAGACGGAACCCCGCCGACGCCCGACGCTTCGCTTTACGAAGCTCCTTTTACCGTGACCGATTCGACGGTGGTCCGGGCCGCCGTATGTCGGGATGGAGTGATTCGAAGTCCTGAACGGAAACAATTGGTTACTCTCGCCGCGGAGATCGACAACTATTATCCGTTCGATGTGCCGGAAATCTGGAAAGAATATTTCGATTAA
- a CDS encoding S1 RNA-binding domain protein: MCLVRVNGLVGTLPVSEAQIKAMNIRSDANITVYVSAIRFTKRQITFSLTPTTNNDLAVGSRVQCTVVKATAHHVFCTFPKRGRLYDAAIRSSEFYWNRPTDVPCQPGDRINAVITGEEIIGKTKYTTLNACALTPNPLLTCETGDTLPCTVLGTTAGGYLMRCGGAVGFLHCSEIMWQYCDQWHGVWKRGEKVSCRILHLSPAEGGLLLGHRQTVGDPFLKHTPGVGSGYPATVRRSSDESVVVLLGDTGIEATISKADMKLFFTGVGQFIPQPGTTISEVTVVRIENPGDPKRRHPFVRVTLL, translated from the coding sequence ATGTGCCTCGTCCGGGTCAACGGACTCGTCGGAACGCTTCCGGTCAGCGAAGCGCAGATCAAGGCCATGAACATCCGGAGCGATGCGAACATAACGGTTTACGTTTCCGCCATCCGTTTCACGAAGCGGCAGATCACATTCTCACTCACGCCCACGACCAACAACGATCTGGCCGTCGGCTCCCGCGTGCAGTGCACCGTAGTCAAGGCCACGGCGCACCATGTGTTCTGCACGTTCCCCAAACGGGGCAGGCTCTACGACGCGGCGATCCGGTCCTCGGAGTTCTACTGGAACCGCCCGACCGACGTGCCGTGCCAGCCGGGCGACCGGATCAACGCCGTCATCACAGGTGAAGAGATCATCGGCAAGACAAAGTACACGACGCTCAACGCCTGCGCGCTGACCCCCAACCCGCTGCTGACCTGCGAGACCGGCGACACGCTCCCCTGCACGGTGCTGGGGACGACCGCAGGCGGCTACCTGATGCGCTGCGGCGGAGCCGTCGGCTTCCTCCACTGCTCCGAGATCATGTGGCAGTACTGCGACCAGTGGCACGGCGTCTGGAAGCGCGGCGAGAAGGTTTCATGCCGGATACTGCACCTCTCGCCCGCGGAAGGCGGCCTGCTGCTGGGCCACAGACAGACCGTCGGCGATCCCTTCCTCAAACACACGCCCGGCGTCGGGAGCGGTTATCCGGCCACAGTGCGGCGCTCCTCGGACGAGAGCGTCGTCGTCCTGCTCGGGGACACCGGGATCGAAGCCACGATCTCCAAGGCCGACATGAAACTTTTCTTCACGGGCGTCGGCCAGTTTATCCCGCAGCCCGGCACAACCATATCCGAGGTGACGGTCGTCCGCATCGAAAACCCCGGGGACCCGAAGCGGCGCCATCCCTTCGTCCGAGTAACCCTGCTTTAA
- the hpt gene encoding hypoxanthine phosphoribosyltransferase, producing MENTIQLHDKKFRIMIPAEQIDKAVDAVAQRINADYAGKETPLFLGILNGSFMFMSDLIKKIEFQNELSFVKLASYDGTCSTGCVKSLIGLNNPIEGRHVIIVEDIVDTGESIEHMIKELEARNPASVEVCTLFFKPGSYRKTLPIKYRAMEIGNEFIVGYGLDYDQLGRSLKDIYVVTE from the coding sequence ATGGAGAATACCATACAACTTCACGACAAGAAGTTCAGAATCATGATCCCCGCCGAGCAGATCGACAAGGCCGTGGATGCCGTGGCGCAGCGAATCAATGCCGACTATGCCGGCAAGGAGACCCCGCTGTTCCTGGGCATTCTCAACGGTTCGTTCATGTTCATGTCGGACCTGATCAAGAAAATCGAATTCCAGAACGAACTTTCGTTCGTCAAGCTGGCGTCGTACGACGGGACCTGCTCCACGGGCTGCGTGAAAAGTCTGATCGGCCTGAACAATCCGATCGAGGGCCGTCACGTGATCATCGTCGAGGACATCGTGGACACGGGCGAGTCGATCGAACACATGATCAAGGAGCTGGAGGCCCGCAACCCGGCGTCGGTCGAGGTCTGTACGCTCTTTTTCAAACCCGGGTCGTACCGCAAGACGCTGCCGATCAAGTACCGCGCCATGGAGATCGGCAACGAGTTCATCGTGGGTTACGGGCTGGACTACGACCAGCTGGGCCGCAGTCTCAAGGATATTTACGTAGTGACGGAGTGA
- a CDS encoding 7-carboxy-7-deazaguanine synthase QueE, whose protein sequence is MAAATDPAWLDGGRMLPLVEDFYTIQGEGFHAGKPAYFIRLGGCDVGCRWCDAKYTWNPKLYPPTDVQTVIDRAMSCPAQAIVITGGEPLLYPLGVLTETLRERGLQIFLETSGSHPFSGVFDWVCLSPKRRQPPLDEAFERADELKVIVESEEDFEWAERNAARVGGKCLLFLQPEWSVAEKVMPAIVEYAKAHPQWNISIQTHKYMHIP, encoded by the coding sequence ATGGCTGCCGCGACCGATCCCGCATGGCTCGACGGCGGGCGAATGCTGCCGCTGGTCGAGGATTTCTACACCATTCAGGGCGAGGGATTCCACGCCGGGAAACCCGCCTATTTCATCCGTCTCGGCGGGTGCGACGTGGGTTGCCGCTGGTGCGACGCCAAGTATACGTGGAACCCGAAACTCTATCCGCCGACCGATGTGCAGACCGTGATCGACCGTGCGATGTCGTGTCCGGCGCAGGCCATCGTCATCACGGGAGGCGAGCCGCTGCTCTATCCGCTGGGCGTGCTCACGGAGACGCTGCGCGAGAGGGGGTTGCAGATTTTTCTGGAAACATCGGGCTCGCACCCTTTCAGCGGTGTTTTCGACTGGGTGTGTCTCTCGCCGAAGCGCCGGCAGCCGCCCCTGGACGAGGCGTTCGAACGGGCCGACGAACTGAAAGTGATCGTCGAGTCGGAGGAGGATTTCGAATGGGCCGAGCGGAATGCCGCCCGCGTAGGCGGAAAGTGCCTGCTGTTCCTCCAGCCCGAGTGGAGCGTCGCCGAAAAGGTCATGCCCGCAATAGTCGAGTACGCCAAGGCGCATCCGCAATGGAATATCTCCATTCAGACGCACAAATACATGCATATACCGTAA
- a CDS encoding septum formation initiator family protein produces MKIQFGRRFWIVATAVIVVFTVFVVGRNALHAVKIKRQINALTREQSYYSEKIAQDSTLLERLKYDDYLEEYARENYHMQGHNEHVYIIRE; encoded by the coding sequence ATGAAAATTCAGTTCGGCCGCAGGTTCTGGATCGTCGCAACGGCGGTCATCGTTGTCTTCACGGTGTTCGTCGTGGGGCGCAACGCCCTGCATGCCGTGAAGATCAAGCGGCAGATCAACGCCCTGACACGCGAGCAGAGCTATTATTCGGAGAAGATCGCACAGGACAGCACCCTGCTCGAACGGCTGAAATACGACGATTACCTCGAAGAGTACGCCCGGGAGAATTACCACATGCAGGGGCACAACGAACACGTGTACATTATCAGGGAATAG
- the thiL gene encoding thiamine-phosphate kinase gives MTEFGFIDSIKTLFAPLPDNGFEGIGDDCSVLSVGGGESLVFTADLLTEGVHFLRTATSPRELGRKSLAVNLSDVAAMGARPVATLLSIALPADAADAWAAEFMLGYRELSEEFGVTLAGGDTTRSLSGLTINVTAIGRAADAHLKRRSDARPGDVIFTAGELGTSGAGLQDILAGRCDTPAAAVHRNPQPQVAEGIWLGSRPEVRAMMDLSDGLASDLKHILDRSGVGAEVAVEQIPAAPGADIRMAACSGEDYKLLLTAAPEAAERLAADFRIRFGTPLHPIGRITSGPGLVWLRNGKPEPLDWHGFEHY, from the coding sequence ATGACCGAATTCGGATTCATCGACAGCATAAAAACCCTTTTCGCCCCGCTTCCCGACAACGGATTCGAGGGCATCGGCGACGACTGCTCCGTGTTGTCTGTCGGCGGCGGCGAATCGCTGGTCTTCACCGCGGACCTGCTGACCGAAGGGGTCCATTTTCTCCGCACGGCGACCTCGCCCCGCGAGTTGGGACGCAAATCCCTCGCCGTAAACTTGAGCGACGTGGCCGCAATGGGCGCCCGCCCCGTGGCGACGCTGCTCTCGATCGCCCTTCCGGCCGATGCCGCCGATGCGTGGGCCGCAGAGTTCATGCTCGGCTACCGGGAACTGTCCGAGGAGTTCGGCGTGACGCTCGCCGGGGGCGACACGACCCGCTCGCTGTCGGGCCTGACGATCAACGTCACGGCCATCGGCCGCGCAGCCGACGCGCACCTCAAGCGACGCAGCGACGCACGCCCCGGGGACGTGATCTTCACCGCCGGGGAACTCGGAACCTCGGGAGCAGGCTTGCAGGACATCCTCGCGGGACGCTGCGACACCCCCGCGGCCGCCGTGCACCGCAACCCGCAGCCGCAGGTCGCCGAAGGCATCTGGCTCGGCAGCCGTCCCGAGGTGCGCGCCATGATGGACCTTTCGGACGGTCTGGCCTCCGACCTGAAGCATATCCTCGACCGCTCGGGCGTCGGCGCCGAAGTCGCCGTCGAGCAGATTCCCGCAGCCCCGGGCGCCGACATCCGCATGGCCGCCTGTTCAGGTGAGGACTACAAACTCCTGCTCACCGCCGCGCCGGAGGCCGCCGAACGCCTCGCCGCTGATTTCCGCATCCGCTTCGGCACGCCGCTCCACCCCATCGGCCGCATCACTTCCGGACCGGGCCTCGTGTGGCTCCGCAACGGAAAACCCGAACCGCTGGACTGGCACGGCTTCGAGCACTATTAA
- the aroQ gene encoding type II 3-dehydroquinate dehydratase, which yields MKILILNGPNLNLQGRRDTGVYGSQTFESYFEALKANYPSVEFGYFQSNIEGELIDAVQQADGVYDGVVLNAGGYTHTSVALRDAVSAVSVPVVEVHISSILTREEFRHTSLLAPVAAGSIMGFGLNSYRLGVYALLTGAEK from the coding sequence ATGAAGATATTGATTCTCAACGGACCGAACCTCAATCTTCAGGGGCGGCGCGACACCGGGGTTTACGGATCGCAGACTTTCGAGTCGTATTTCGAAGCGCTGAAAGCGAACTATCCCTCGGTGGAGTTCGGCTACTTCCAGTCGAACATCGAAGGCGAACTGATCGACGCCGTGCAGCAGGCCGACGGCGTTTACGACGGCGTGGTGCTCAATGCCGGCGGGTATACGCATACTTCGGTGGCGCTGCGCGACGCCGTGTCGGCCGTGTCGGTTCCCGTCGTCGAGGTGCACATCTCCTCGATCCTCACCCGCGAGGAGTTCCGCCACACCTCGCTGCTGGCTCCCGTGGCCGCGGGGTCGATCATGGGGTTCGGCCTGAACTCCTATCGGCTGGGCGTGTACGCGCTGCTGACAGGCGCGGAAAAATAG
- the pyk gene encoding pyruvate kinase: MYRMKKTKIVATMSDFRCTEEFVKQLFDAGMDVVRVNSAHVSEDGATHIVETVHRVNPAIPIMIDTKGPEIRVTTIADEYGNSINFRPGDRVAVRGSDGSDFTTRKVVYMNVPSIVSDIPVGARMLIADGELEIRVVGKNDTELDCEFVVGGAMRSRKSVNVPGVSIDLPSVTEKDRRFIEWAVKNDVDFIAHSFVRSARDIRAVQDILDAHGSNIKIISKIENQEGLDNIDEIIEASYGIMVARGDLGVELPAEVIPNTQRRIVEKCICAKRPVIIATQMLYSMVKSPRPTRAEVSDVASAIYERVDAVMLSDETAMGDFPVQSVETMARIAREIERDETHFKPMIDMDMVSVNHEITAQLARSAVRASTNLPIKYVVLDTKTGRTGRYLAAFRGRKTVMAVCYQLHAQRILALSYGVVPILRNQELSDRYHFLVDALEFLDQYRKLDDGDLMAIVGGSFGPDGGASYVEIANVQNIRKRNEEIVAQHNC; encoded by the coding sequence ATGTATCGCATGAAAAAAACCAAGATTGTCGCTACGATGTCGGATTTCCGCTGCACCGAAGAGTTCGTAAAACAGCTTTTCGACGCGGGTATGGACGTGGTGCGCGTCAATTCGGCGCACGTCTCCGAGGACGGGGCCACGCATATCGTCGAGACGGTGCACCGGGTGAACCCGGCCATTCCGATTATGATAGATACCAAAGGACCCGAAATCCGCGTCACGACGATCGCCGACGAATACGGCAACAGCATCAATTTCCGCCCGGGGGACCGGGTGGCCGTGCGCGGTTCGGACGGCTCGGACTTCACGACCCGCAAGGTGGTCTACATGAACGTGCCGTCGATCGTGAGCGACATTCCCGTCGGGGCGCGGATGCTGATCGCCGACGGCGAGCTGGAAATCCGCGTCGTGGGCAAGAACGATACGGAGCTGGACTGCGAGTTCGTCGTGGGAGGCGCCATGCGTTCGCGCAAGAGCGTCAACGTGCCGGGCGTGTCGATCGACCTGCCGTCGGTGACCGAAAAGGACCGCCGCTTCATCGAATGGGCCGTGAAGAACGACGTCGATTTCATCGCGCATTCGTTCGTGCGCTCGGCGCGCGACATCCGGGCCGTGCAGGATATTCTCGACGCCCACGGCAGCAACATCAAGATCATCTCGAAGATCGAGAACCAGGAGGGACTGGACAACATCGACGAGATCATCGAGGCTTCGTACGGCATCATGGTCGCCCGCGGCGACCTGGGCGTGGAGCTTCCCGCCGAGGTGATTCCCAACACGCAGCGGCGTATCGTCGAGAAGTGTATCTGCGCCAAGCGTCCCGTGATTATCGCCACGCAGATGCTCTATTCGATGGTCAAGTCCCCGCGTCCGACGCGCGCCGAGGTGAGCGACGTGGCCAGCGCCATTTACGAGCGTGTGGATGCCGTGATGTTGAGCGACGAGACCGCCATGGGCGATTTTCCCGTGCAGTCGGTGGAGACGATGGCCCGCATCGCCCGCGAGATCGAGCGCGACGAGACGCATTTCAAGCCGATGATCGACATGGACATGGTTTCGGTGAACCACGAGATCACCGCGCAGCTGGCCCGTTCGGCCGTGCGCGCCTCGACCAACCTGCCGATCAAATACGTGGTGCTCGACACCAAGACGGGCCGCACGGGCCGTTATCTGGCGGCGTTCCGCGGCCGCAAGACCGTGATGGCCGTCTGCTACCAGCTGCATGCGCAGCGGATTCTGGCCCTGTCGTACGGTGTCGTGCCGATTCTCCGGAATCAGGAACTCTCCGACAGATACCATTTCCTGGTCGATGCGCTGGAGTTCCTCGACCAGTACCGCAAACTCGACGACGGGGACCTGATGGCCATCGTGGGCGGCAGTTTCGGTCCCGACGGCGGTGCGTCGTACGTCGAGATCGCCAACGTGCAGAATATCCGCAAGCGTAACGAGGAGATCGTCGCGCAGCACAACTGTTAG